In ANME-2 cluster archaeon, a single genomic region encodes these proteins:
- a CDS encoding DUF1232 domain-containing protein, translating to MDNGIDLEKKEGPKNKSYHYHLKHAVDNYQDDEDILKYLPDFYQLLCNIGCNNKSQWYTKMLVNAALSYLVLEEDIIPDKGGKDGYLDDLYICAYVLKEIRDKVSKNIILDNIGDLDFEDDIFQLIYDVVNRASDILEDKTEKILDLVGFSKFTLFDFLYDQDKTKTLMNRKEKRRLLYAMLAVKADSILKIESSTHQMTTLRSLIRTHHEFGEIKRYMEFMHD from the coding sequence ATGGATAACGGTATTGACCTCGAAAAAAAGGAAGGTCCTAAAAACAAATCTTATCATTATCACCTTAAGCATGCAGTTGATAATTACCAAGATGATGAAGATATTTTAAAATATTTACCTGATTTTTATCAATTGTTATGTAATATTGGTTGCAATAATAAATCCCAGTGGTATACAAAGATGCTTGTTAATGCAGCTCTTTCCTATCTTGTACTTGAAGAAGACATAATTCCTGACAAAGGAGGCAAGGACGGATACCTTGATGACTTATACATATGTGCCTACGTACTCAAAGAAATAAGAGATAAAGTATCAAAGAACATCATTTTGGACAACATAGGAGACCTTGATTTTGAGGATGATATTTTTCAATTGATCTATGATGTTGTTAACAGAGCCTCAGATATTCTCGAAGATAAAACTGAGAAAATCCTTGATCTAGTAGGTTTTAGTAAGTTTACTTTATTTGATTTTTTGTATGATCAGGACAAGACTAAAACGCTCATGAACCGTAAAGAAAAACGTCGATTGCTCTATGCTATGCTTGCTGTAAAAGCAGATTCAATATTGAAAATTGAATCTAGTACCCACCAAATGACGACCCTTCGATCTCTTATCAGAACGCACCACGAGTTTGGAGAGATTAAAAGGTATATGGAGTTTATGCATGATTGA
- the vsr gene encoding DNA mismatch endonuclease Vsr, producing the protein MKYIRDGRAPIPKLETTSKVMSANVPKDTKPELVLRKSLRQIGISGYRLHWKKASGRPDIAYPGRKIAIFVNGCFWHRCHHCNLPLPKSNTDFWLKKFEKNKERDAKKIHNLEEDGWKVIVLWECEIKKDVLGCAKRVKKVIQGDD; encoded by the coding sequence ATGAAATATATTAGAGATGGCCGAGCTCCAATACCAAAATTAGAAACTACATCAAAAGTAATGAGCGCCAATGTGCCCAAAGACACTAAACCGGAGTTAGTATTGAGAAAATCTTTGAGACAGATTGGTATCTCAGGTTATAGACTTCATTGGAAGAAAGCATCAGGTAGACCAGATATAGCATACCCTGGTCGTAAAATCGCCATCTTTGTCAATGGTTGTTTCTGGCATAGATGTCATCATTGTAATCTTCCTCTTCCGAAATCAAATACTGATTTCTGGTTAAAGAAGTTCGAGAAGAACAAAGAAAGAGACGCTAAGAAGATACATAATCTCGAAGAAGATGGTTGGAAGGTTATCGTATTGTGGGAATGCGAGATCAAAAAGGATGTTTTAGGTTGTGCAAAGCGTGTCAAGAAAGTAATTCAAGGTGATGATTGA
- a CDS encoding DUF1232 domain-containing protein codes for MIESESKVYSDMLDEIFYRYEGKYKSLLKNIPRLFNLLQKIYTSKELTWEAKFKINSCFSYFAIPDDYIPDDDGPEGFLDDLFICVYVLDELSTEYPILINEKWEFADNIMELIPIVLDETIDLLDEKCYDILGFTGLLRFDEISSISHLFRTPQDINEKIERIDYENQELINLLRTIEVYSGNKSMLRTLKSLKKTFDEDEWRKVENIIERLESHESKYDNSHEIELDKIRRKIVLGINEDILDD; via the coding sequence ATGATTGAAAGTGAATCAAAAGTTTATTCTGATATGCTTGATGAGATATTTTATAGGTATGAAGGAAAATACAAATCACTTTTAAAGAACATTCCGCGTTTATTCAATTTACTCCAAAAAATTTACACCTCAAAAGAACTGACATGGGAGGCAAAGTTCAAAATAAACTCTTGTTTTAGTTATTTTGCGATACCTGACGATTACATTCCTGATGACGACGGTCCAGAAGGATTCCTTGATGATCTTTTTATCTGTGTTTATGTATTAGATGAACTTAGTACAGAATACCCAATTTTAATCAATGAGAAGTGGGAATTCGCTGACAATATTATGGAACTGATTCCGATTGTTCTCGATGAGACAATAGATTTACTTGATGAGAAATGTTATGATATTCTAGGGTTTACAGGCTTGTTAAGGTTTGATGAGATTAGTAGTATTTCTCATTTATTCCGAACTCCTCAGGACATAAATGAAAAGATTGAAAGGATTGATTATGAAAATCAAGAATTAATAAATCTACTAAGAACGATTGAAGTGTACAGTGGTAACAAAAGTATGCTCAGGACCTTAAAAAGCTTAAAGAAGACTTTTGATGAGGATGAGTGGAGAAAAGTGGAGAATATCATTGAAAGGTTAGAATCTCATGAATCAAAATATGATAATTCTCATGAAATTGAACTTGATAAGATTAGAAGGAAAATCGTTCTTGGGATAAATGAGGATATATTGGATGATTGA